A genomic window from Silene latifolia isolate original U9 population chromosome Y, ASM4854445v1, whole genome shotgun sequence includes:
- the LOC141632081 gene encoding uncharacterized protein LOC141632081 has protein sequence MTLYDGTEDPLDHINQYKQKMMVVAATGPEKEACMCKGFASTLLGAVLQWFVNLPNKSISSFAGCDPTTAFNAFRRGLHRDSDLYKDLTKHPCATFKEVKQMVEATYRLEEDEDRRDLYGIESSSRKIITERKNERVKPYNKNTVNKVSGEIESTEAPPKLSEYGFTTGLAGVMKAIRELGQRVRRPKKPIPRENDRRDASKRCEYHNDIGHNTEDCVVLRKKVKHLYSAERLDHLLPKGAKSGKFNTTDQAQPSPPPPYSKVTNVITGGSEICVSLIQQQSAMQPRLKKINKSSPSGSAYRIYQQSHSTRQTYRKLCESDNAGNIEDGFSEKDMVKKAGPLVGFSGETKQSLGEIVVPTFAGSMNKHVRYLVIDGPSTYNVILDRPWIHEIKAVPSTYH, from the exons ATGACGTTGTATGATGGAACAGAGGATCCGCTGGACCACATCAACCAGTACAAACAGAAAATGATGGTGGTTGCAGCAACAGGGCCTGAAAAGGAGGCatgtatgtgcaaaggattcgctTCCACCTTGTTAGGAGCCGTACTCCAGTGGTTCGTTAACCTTCCCAACAAGTCTATTTCCAGCTTCGCAGG GTGCGACCCTACAACGGCATTCAACGCCTTCAGAAGGGGACTGCATCGTGACTCTGATTTGTACAAGGATCTCACCAAGCATCCATGTGCCACCTTTAAGGAAGTCAAGCAAATGGTAGAGGCTACTTATCGCctagaggaggatgaggatagaaGGGACCTATATGGAATAGAGTCGTCCAGCAGAAAAATCATAACTGAGAGAAAGAATGAAAGAGTCAAACCCTACAACAAGAACACAGTGAACAAAGTCTCAGGAGAAATAGAGAGCACCGAGGCTCCACCTAAGCTCAGCGAGTATGGGTTCACCACTGGACTTGCTGGGGTAATGAAGGCAATCAGGGAGCTAGGGCAGAGGGTCAGGCGGCCCAAGAAACCTATTCCCAGGGAGAACGACAGAAGAGATGCCAGCAAAAGGTGTGAATACCACAACGATATTGGCCACAATACAGAAGATTGTGTGGTACTACGAAAGAAAGTGAAGCACCTCTACAGTGCTGAAAGATTGGATCACCTGCTCCCGAAGGGGGCGAAATCTGGAAAGTTTAATACTACTGACCAGGCCCAACCATCTCCACCTCCACCTTACTCAAAGGTAACGAATGTCATCACAGGGGGGTCGGAGATATGTGTCTCACTTATTCAGCAACAAAGCGCCATGCAACCGAGACtaaagaagataaacaagagtTCCCCCTCAGGGTCAGCATACAGGATCTACCAGCAATCTCATTCGACGAGGCAGAC atacaggaagctctgtGAATCTGATAATGCTGGAAACATTGAAGATGGGTTTAGCGAGAAAGACATGGTGAAGAAGGCAGGACCCTTGGTAGGTTTCAGTGGAGAAACCAAACAGTCCCTTGGAGAAATAGTGGTACCTACCTTTGCAGGGAGTATGAACAAACATGTACGGTACTTGGTCATTGATGGTCCGTCAACTTATAACGTGATACTTGACAGGCCTTGGATCCATGAAATAAAAGCGGTACCATCAACGTACCACTAG